The DNA region CGTCCACAACACCCTCGTCAACACTGCTGTGATCAGGTGGGGTAGCGAAACCCTCAAGAAGAAGTACCTCCCCAAGCTGGCCACCAACACCGTTGGCTCCTTCTGCTTGTCCGAGCCGGTTAGCGGTTCTGACGCTTTCGCCCTGGCCACCAAGGCTACCCCTACCGAGAATGGGTACAAGATCAACGGCAGCAAGATGTGGATCACCAACAGCATGGAGGCCGAATTCTTCATTGTTTTCGCCAACCTCAAGCCTGAGCAGGGATACAAGGGTATCTCCGCCTTCATTGTTGACAAGGGCATGAAGGGCTTCAGCAtcgccaagaaggagaagaagctcggcATCAAGGCCAGCAGCACCTGCGTTCTCAACTTTGACGACGTTGAGGTCCCCAAGGAGAACCTCCTCGGTCAGGAGGGCCAGGGTTACAAGTACGCCATCCAGATCCTGAACGAGGGCCGTATCGGTATTGGTGCTCAGATGACCGGTCTTGCTCTCGGTGCGTGGGAGAATGCTGTCAAGTATGTGTGGAACGACCGCAAGCAGTTTGGAAAGTTGGTTGGCGAGTTCCAGGGTATGCAGCACCAGATTGCGCAGTCTTACACCGAGATCGCGGCGGCGCGCGCGTTGGTGTACAATGCTGCTCGCAAGAAggaggccggcgaggatTTCGTCATGGACGCTGCCATGGCCAAGCTTTACGCCTCCCAGGTCGCTGGCCGTGTGAGcgggttggcggtggagtGGATGGGTGGTATGGGCTTCGTCCGTGAGGGTCTGGCTGAGAAGTTCTTCCGTGACAGCAAGATTGGCGCCATCTATGAGGGCACGAGCAACATTCAGTACGTTCTTGTGTATTGTCTAGCTAACCGGGCTATTGCTAACAGAATCCTGCAGGCTCAACACCATTGCGAAGATGTTGCAAAAGGAGTATACCGCTTAggttgttttcttttgtcacTCTGTTTGAAGCATACATTTGAACCGGAGTTATATTTTTGCATGAGCGGTTTCCTTGGGCCTGAAAATGGAGGGCTTGTTTTTGCCTCGTTGAGAGTATAAACCATATGAATACCATTTACACAATACATGTCGTGAATGAACCAGGATCTGCTTGTCTTGCGGTATGTCTTGGCGTTTTGAAGGTGAAGTGGATTCTGGGGAAGTCCAGAAAACAGACTTGCAGCCCTATGGATGGGGATTGAACTTGCAAACTTTCCATGTTCGCACCTTGTGAGATGTACAATGCAGTATTGGCAGATGTTAAGGTCGTGAGATATCCCTTGCATGTCTCTTCATCTACACCGAGACcgatgggagaggaggaaaagcAAACGGGCCGACATGATGGGCCACATCTTGGCTGTAACCATACTCAACAATGCAGACAAACATGTTCCTTCTACGGCTGCCATAGATCGCTTGGCCTCTATTGAGGTTGGAAGATCAGACTTGGACACCTTCTCGGTAGACCGGGTCAAGAGTACGAAGGTACCCAAACGCCCGGCACGGACGGATGAGCACAACAAAGTCCTACGAGCAGTCCTAGCGACGAGCCAGAGAGTCGGAAATGAACAGAAGCATATCAGCCGTAGCGAAAACGCCAGCCTCATCCACACTGTGAAAGATGAGATATGTGCAATATGGCTTCAAATCTGACAAGCCGTTATCGGGCCTGCCAAGACCAACCCAATTAATACCTTAGGGCTCTGAAGCACAGCCGGCATGATCCCAAGTGGTTTCCGGGATGCAACGCGATTCGATGTGAGATTTTTGGATTGCATGTCGAAAGTTGACCGACGTTGCGCATTGCCATGCTCACAGACGGAAAGCAAGGCACCTCATGGAGAAATCGGGACACTGCCCCTCACTCGATGCTCCACTTCCCTGCCTGACTGTGACTGTGTGACGGGGCTGAGAAGCACTGGCTATCACCAAGACATTTCTTGATGGAATGAAGAATTGATCCCGTCTGTACTTCTGGTCCACGTCATCCCAACTTCCACCCGATATCTCTCTCGCCCATCCCCGTAGTTCAGGAGTGCAGTACGGAGTACGGGCTGTTTATGTGATCAACAACACGGCTGTGCCACCTCAACCACGGTGTGAAAGTGAGCTACCCCGCAGCGCGCCACTTTGGTCAAGCTATCGCTTGGCTTTGGGACTCGGTGCATGGGCCAGGGTTCAACGACCAGGTGAACCTCGTCGTCAACAGTGGCCGATAGACAAACCTTGAGCAAAAGCTGAAAAAGTGGCCACAAGCAGGCGAGGTTCATGACAGCCTTGTTCCAGCCCGTGGAGGCGAAGCTCTTTCTTTGGATGACCACGGCACATATCAACCAAGACTTTTGGTAGAAGCGCAAAAGCCCGAGTTAGCGCAGGCCTATCTTTGTGAGTCCTATTATTCCCGTTGCTTTGCCAATCCTCATTCATTCCCGGCATCTTCCCCTTCAGCAACAGCGCCCAGCAATAGAGAAGAGCATACCCAGCTCTAGTCCCCAGTGCGCCtccacaccaccaactcccacAGCAACCCAAGTTGGGTGGATAGCCGACATTTCCACGCTTTGCTGCCAAACACTGCCCACCGACTCTCGCATCCCAGGTGCTGCAGTGGAAGGAAGGAGTCGCCGCAAGGTACCGTGGTCAAGTGTGTCTCCCCAGAGAGCTGTTTCCAAATGCGAAACacatcaaccccgccataACCCAGCACTGACGACATCCCATCTCGAGTCGCTCGCAAACAGCAACCTCCGCGTCCTGATCGGCGGGCTGGTACGCCAGTGGCTCTTGCCCTACGACACTAGCCAACATCCTAAAGAGAAAAAGTCTTCCTAACAACCTCTGTTATCACAGTATCCCTTAATAGTCCCCGTTTTCACCGCGCGCCCGGCCGcgcaccaacaccgccgccatgaccgacgacgacaagatTGTAGACATCTCGAAGAAGATTGAGCGGGAAAAGGCCCTCATTAATGCGGCACTGGTTATGCGGCAGCAGACCCTCAATGATACCGTACGACAGAAACTCGACAGCCAGGTCCGCGAGGGCCGCCGGAACCTTGCTTTCTTCGAGAGCAGGCTGAAGGAACTGGAAATGCGCCGTGTGAACCAGTCCATGGATAACATGTCACTGGGCGGATCAACATTGGCCTCCACCAGAAGCAGCGAATATCAACACGACGACAGCGGACGacctgcacctcctcccaaggATGGGTCCGGTTATCCTTCAAACTATGGTGGCCAGGCACCCTACGGTCCTGGCGACCTGATGCCTCCTCGAGGCCCCTTCCCTGCTGGAGCGCCAAATTCATCGATCCCCAAGTCCCGCCCCAACTTTTCAAAGCTTGGTACGTTGTGACCACACGAGCCAAGTTAGATATGTACCTTCCAGGAATACTAACATCTGCGGTGTTACAGATCTTATCAAGTATGACACTCCCCATCTCGGACCACGTATTCAGCACATGCTGTCGCAACTTCAGTTCAAGCTCAACGTGGAGGAGCAGTATCTCAAGGGTATCGAAAAGATGGTTCAGCTTTACCAGATGGAGGGCGACAAGAAGAGCAGAGCGGATGCTGCCGCTAAGCGCGTCGAGAGTGGACAAAAGATCATACTCTTGAAGCAAGCACTCAAGAAGTTTGAGGAGCTGAATATCGATATGGATGCAGATTCTCAGGATGGTATGCGTGCTCAGTTCCACCAGATATCCTTCCATGATGAAGTTTGTCTACTAACGATGTAATCTCACAGATGATAGTATCAACATGCCTAATCTACGCAAGCCTTTATCCGGTCAGCTCTCGGTTCGCATCGTCGCTGTTAAGGAAGTTGACCATGCGCCTCTGACCCGCTTCTCCCGCTCCCCCGAGACGTTTATCACACTCAAGGTGGAAGATGCCATCGTGGCGAGGACCAAGGCCTCCCGCAACGACAGATGGGAGTCGGAATACCACAGCATCTTCGTGGACAAGGCCAACGAAGTGGAGTTGACGGTATACGATAAGCCCGGTGAGCACGCTGTGCCCATTGGTCTTCTTTGGGTCAGAATCTCCGACATTGTGGAAGAGATGCGCCGGAAGAAGATCGAAGCCGAAACTACTGCCCAGGGATGGGTGTCTGCCGACCGACTTGGGTCCCATGATGCCCGCGGTGGCCCTCCTCCTGCACAGTTCCCTATGGGCGCACAGGCTCCCCAATTCCAACCACCCCCGACATCTCCAGGACGGTTCCACGGTTCTGAAGACGACCCGCAGTTCTTAGCCCCGAGATCTGATGTTGCCCCCGTCATTCCACAATCGGTTGAGGGCTGGTTTGCACTGGAACCGGCAGGCCAAATCTTCCTCAATCTCAACTTCGTCAAGGATACCAGCGGTCGCGGTAGACCCGCCGACGCTGGTCTTGGACGCAAGGGTGCCGTGCGTCAGCGCAAGGAGGAGGTTCACGAAATGCAGGGCCACAAGTTCGTCGAGAAACAGTTCTACAACATCATGCGCTGTGCCCTCTGCGGTGAATTCCTCAAGTACTCGACGGGCATGCAATGCGAGGATTGCAAGTACACTTGCCATACCAAGTGTTACTCACAGGTGGTCATCAAGTGCATCAGCAAGAGCAATGCTGATAGCGACCCCGACGAGCAGAAGCTCAACCATAAGATCCCCCATCGTTTTGTTCCTTTCTCAAATTTGACCGCCAACTGGTGCTGCCACTGTGGCTACATGCTTCCAATTGGTTCGAAGAAGAACTCTAGAAGATGTACAGGTAAGGGCTTCAGCTAGCTCAAACCCCTGAAGTCAAATGATTTTTAGATTGTTGACCATGCTGACTCGCTGGATAGAATGCCCGTTGACTGCTCACACTCAGTGTGTGCATCTTGTTCCCGATTTCTGTGGCATGTCCATGTTGCAGGCAAATCAGATCTTGCATAGTATCAAGATGGCGGCAGAGCAGCAGAGgaccaagaaggagaaggccaagagtGGCTCCGCATCATTGAGCGAAAAGACGCTGAGGACGGGCAGCAAAGGAACCACGAGTAGCGTTGGGTCCAGTTCGACTTATCCGCCCGCTTCGTACACCCCTTCAACCGCTTCAGCCGACGCTACGGAAGCTGCAAAGCATATGTACAGCCAGGGGTCCTCCCAACGTGTTTCTGGACCAGATCGGACGTCCATAAGCTCAAGCGCTGCCTCCGCCGCAGCTGCCGCTGCCATGTCCCCCAAGCCCCAAACTCCCACACAGCAAGCCCCGATACCTGATTTTGGGCCAGGACATTATGGTTCACCTGGTGGATATGGACGTCCTGGCCAGCAAGATGATATGTATGGTGGATCGCCAGCTCAgcatcagcaacagcctTATGGCCAGCAGCCTCAGCAGCGCAAGTACAACCCCGCCGACTACGCCAACATCGGGGCTTACCCCGTGCAACAACCAGTGCAGCCCCGCCCCGTTCAACCACAGTCGCCTCCCCAGCAGGTAGCCCCGCATCACCAGCAACCGATGTACCAGCAGCAGTCTCAGCCCGTCTTGCATCAACAGCCGCCCAAGCAGCAGCCGTTGCCGGCGCAAACTGAGCCTGCCATGATTGTGCCATCGGCGTCGGGCGTGCCGGTTCCGACCAAGAAGCCGCTGCCCTCGGCCACCGACCCGGGCACTGGCATGCGCATTGGTTTGGACCACTTCAACTTCCTCGCCGTGCTTGGTAAGGGTAACTTCGGCAAGGTCATGCTGGCCGAAACAAAGCGATCTCGCAAGCTGTatgccatcaaggtgctcaaGAAGGAGTTCATTATAGAGAATGACGAAGTCGAGAGCATCCGGTCAGAGAAGCGCGTCTTCTTGATCGCCAACCGGGAGCGCCATCCCTTCCTAACCAACCTTCACGCTTGCTTCCAGACCGAGACGAGAGTGTACTTTGTGATGGAGTACATCAGCGGTGGCGACTTGATGCTGCACATCCAGCGTGGGCAGTTTGGTACTAAGCGGGCACAGTAAGTTCATCGTTTGGCCGCAAAAGACGCAATGTCTAATACTGACTATGATACAGATTCTATGCTGCGGAGGTGTGCTTGGCGCTCAAGTACTTCCACGAGAACGGTGTCATTTACCGCGATCTCAAGCTCGACAACATTCTCCTCACCCTGGATGGGCATATCAAGATTGCCGATTACGGTCTCTGCAAGGAGGATATGTGGTACGGCTCGACCACCAGTACCTTCTGCGGTACTCCTGAATTCATGGCCCCTGAGGTATGTTGTGCGAAATGGAAGCTGGGGGGATGTTGCTGACAACTTGTGACAGATTCTTTTGGACAAGAAATACGGACGAGCCGTCGACTGGTGGGCATTTGGTGTTCTGATTTACCAGATGCTTTTGCAACAGTCTCCCTTCCGTggtgaggacgaggacgaaaTCTACGACGCCATTCTCGCTGACGAGCCCCTCTACCCGATCCACATGCCCCGCGACAGTGTCTCGATCCTGCAGAAGCTGCTCACACGCGAGCCCGATCAACGGTTGGGCAGCGGACCGACAGACGCTCAAGAGGTGATGTCGCAGCCGTTCTTCCGCAACATCAACTGGGACGACATTTACCACAAGCGGGTGGC from Podospora pseudopauciseta strain CBS 411.78 chromosome 6, whole genome shotgun sequence includes:
- the PKC1_2 gene encoding Serine/threonine kinase (COG:T; EggNog:ENOG503NVXF) produces the protein MTDDDKIVDISKKIEREKALINAALVMRQQTLNDTVRQKLDSQVREGRRNLAFFESRLKELEMRRVNQSMDNMSLGGSTLASTRSSEYQHDDSGRPAPPPKDGSGYPSNYGGQAPYGPGDLMPPRGPFPAGAPNSSIPKSRPNFSKLDLIKYDTPHLGPRIQHMLSQLQFKLNVEEQYLKGIEKMVQLYQMEGDKKSRADAAAKRVESGQKIILLKQALKKFEELNIDMDADSQDDDSINMPNLRKPLSGQLSVRIVAVKEVDHAPLTRFSRSPETFITLKVEDAIVARTKASRNDRWESEYHSIFVDKANEVELTVYDKPGEHAVPIGLLWVRISDIVEEMRRKKIEAETTAQGWVSADRLGSHDARGGPPPAQFPMGAQAPQFQPPPTSPGRFHGSEDDPQFLAPRSDVAPVIPQSVEGWFALEPAGQIFLNLNFVKDTSGRGRPADAGLGRKGAVRQRKEEVHEMQGHKFVEKQFYNIMRCALCGEFLKYSTGMQCEDCKYTCHTKCYSQVVIKCISKSNADSDPDEQKLNHKIPHRFVPFSNLTANWCCHCGYMLPIGSKKNSRRCTECPLTAHTQCVHLVPDFCGMSMLQANQILHSIKMAAEQQRTKKEKAKSGSASLSEKTLRTGSKGTTSSVGSSSTYPPASYTPSTASADATEAAKHMYSQGSSQRVSGPDRTSISSSAASAAAAAAMSPKPQTPTQQAPIPDFGPGHYGSPGGYGRPGQQDDMYGGSPAQHQQQPYGQQPQQRKYNPADYANIGAYPVQQPVQPRPVQPQSPPQQVAPHHQQPMYQQQSQPVLHQQPPKQQPLPAQTEPAMIVPSASGVPVPTKKPLPSATDPGTGMRIGLDHFNFLAVLGKGNFGKVMLAETKRSRKLYAIKVLKKEFIIENDEVESIRSEKRVFLIANRERHPFLTNLHACFQTETRVYFVMEYISGGDLMLHIQRGQFGTKRAQ
- a CDS encoding hypothetical protein (COG:E; EggNog:ENOG503NWK6), which translates into the protein MRLFVRALRPAVRRSLAVSAPRIASGRTAALPAVQIAARPLSTTAPRRDPSLADVAPTPITHFSETEVAMAEAVQKFANDVILPKVRDMDEAEEMDPTIVEQLFEQGIMGVEIPEEYGGAGMNFTAAIVGIEELARVDPSVSVMVDVHNTLVNTAVIRWGSETLKKKYLPKLATNTVGSFCLSEPVSGSDAFALATKATPTENGYKINGSKMWITNSMEAEFFIVFANLKPEQGYKGISAFIVDKGMKGFSIAKKEKKLGIKASSTCVLNFDDVEVPKENLLGQEGQGYKYAIQILNEGRIGIGAQMTGLALGAWENAVKYVWNDRKQFGKLVGEFQGMQHQIAQSYTEIAAARALVYNAARKKEAGEDFVMDAAMAKLYASQVAGRVSGLAVEWMGGMGFVREGLAEKFFRDSKIGAIYEGTSNIQLNTIAKMLQKEYTA